Proteins co-encoded in one Pyxidicoccus xibeiensis genomic window:
- a CDS encoding AAA family ATPase: MSGHATDAQRLMVGPARLARLVSLFREDASLIESIQWLKDLHLRRLEKREGAEELLESVLDLLDDGLLPDSTKISRFDADGLWVTQGGSTLPLSDLSDGYRTVAALVMDLARHLHEAYREFKLEPAKPARPGLKWQVSYPGVVLIDEVELHLHVSWQRRIGFWLKRHFPNIQFIVTTHSPFVCQAADPRGLIRLPAPSENRTAGHVSGELFRTVVNGTVDEAVLTELFGLEHVHSEESEKLRTRVAELEVRVMDGEATQEERAEFERLSAQLPDTGSSLVDRAVRSLGLDK; the protein is encoded by the coding sequence TTGTCGGGACATGCCACCGATGCTCAGCGACTGATGGTGGGCCCCGCGAGACTCGCGAGGCTCGTCAGCCTGTTTCGTGAGGACGCCTCGCTCATCGAAAGCATCCAATGGCTCAAGGACCTCCATCTCCGACGCCTGGAGAAGCGTGAAGGTGCCGAGGAACTCCTGGAAAGCGTCCTGGACCTGCTCGATGACGGGCTCTTGCCAGACTCCACGAAGATCTCCCGGTTCGATGCGGACGGTCTGTGGGTGACCCAGGGAGGAAGCACACTTCCCCTCTCGGACTTGAGCGACGGCTATCGAACGGTGGCCGCGCTCGTCATGGACCTGGCCCGGCATCTCCATGAGGCTTATCGGGAATTCAAGCTGGAGCCCGCCAAGCCAGCTCGGCCAGGACTGAAATGGCAGGTGTCCTATCCGGGCGTCGTGCTCATCGACGAGGTCGAGCTGCACCTGCACGTATCCTGGCAGCGTCGCATCGGCTTCTGGCTCAAGCGGCACTTCCCCAACATCCAGTTCATCGTCACCACGCACAGTCCGTTCGTCTGCCAGGCCGCAGACCCCAGGGGCCTCATCCGCCTGCCAGCTCCCAGCGAGAATCGCACCGCCGGGCACGTGTCCGGCGAGCTGTTCCGCACCGTCGTCAATGGCACCGTGGACGAAGCCGTGCTCACGGAGCTCTTCGGCCTGGAGCACGTCCACTCAGAAGAATCCGAGAAGCTGCGCACGCGGGTTGCAGAACTCGAGGTCCGCGTCATGGACGGCGAAGCCACCCAGGAGGAACGTGCGGAATTCGAGCGCTTGTCGGCTCAGCTTCCGGACACCGGAAGCTCTCTGGTGGACCGTGCCGTCCGGAGCCTCGGACTCGAT
- a CDS encoding potassium transporter Kup — MKPTTTGVPGGEAARAAPDSFKRTALLALGALGIVYGDIGTSPLYALRECFNGPHGVSPTPANVLGVLSLIFWSLIIVVSVKYLIFVMRADNRGEGGILALMALAMQRPRGQTHHARPVLMTLGIFGAALLYGDGMITPAITVLSAVEGLNVATPVFERYVVPITLVIILIIFLVQRHGTAGIAAVFGPVMCLWFTTLGVLGFKELLHNPAVLWALSPHHGAEFFLRNGTHGFLVLGAVFLVVTGGEALYADMGHFGWTPIKRAWFALVLPGLTLNYLGQGALLLRDPSAARNPFYLLAPDWALYPLVALATAAGIIASQTLISGAFSITRQAMQLGYSPRMEVVHTSAEEMGQIYLPGINWVLLVGVVALVLGFRSSSALASAYGIAAVTTMAITTILAYVVARERWGVSRAVALPVAGLFLVVDLSFFSANTVKIVNGGWLPLLLALMIFTLMTTWKRGREILAAKLRAASIPLKELLGSFGDHPPVRVPGTAIFMTGNAEGTPPALLHNLKHNKVLHEQVVLLTIVPEEVPHVPGEERVEVEPLEQGFVRVVARYGFMENPGIPDILKRCREKGLQFQLMGTSFFLGRETLIPTKKPGMAVWREALFAWMSRNARSATAYFRIPPNRVVELGSQVEL; from the coding sequence GTGAAACCCACCACGACGGGAGTCCCGGGCGGCGAAGCGGCTCGCGCGGCCCCGGACAGCTTCAAGCGTACGGCGCTGCTGGCCCTCGGGGCCCTGGGCATCGTCTACGGCGACATCGGGACGAGCCCTCTCTACGCGCTGCGCGAGTGCTTCAACGGCCCCCACGGGGTCAGCCCCACCCCGGCCAACGTGCTGGGCGTGCTGTCGCTCATCTTCTGGTCGCTCATCATCGTGGTCTCGGTGAAGTACCTCATCTTCGTGATGCGGGCGGACAACCGGGGCGAGGGCGGCATCCTCGCGCTGATGGCGCTGGCCATGCAGCGGCCCCGGGGCCAGACGCACCACGCGCGGCCCGTCCTGATGACGCTCGGCATCTTCGGGGCGGCGCTGCTGTACGGCGACGGGATGATTACCCCGGCCATCACCGTGCTCAGCGCGGTGGAGGGCCTCAACGTGGCCACCCCCGTCTTCGAGCGCTACGTCGTCCCCATCACCCTGGTCATCATCCTCATCATCTTCCTGGTGCAGCGGCACGGGACGGCGGGCATCGCCGCGGTCTTCGGCCCCGTGATGTGCCTGTGGTTCACAACCCTGGGCGTGCTGGGCTTCAAGGAGCTCTTGCACAACCCGGCGGTGCTGTGGGCGCTGTCGCCGCATCACGGCGCGGAGTTCTTCCTGCGCAATGGCACCCATGGCTTCCTGGTGCTGGGCGCGGTGTTCCTGGTGGTGACGGGCGGCGAGGCGCTCTACGCGGACATGGGCCACTTCGGGTGGACGCCCATCAAGCGCGCGTGGTTCGCGCTGGTGCTGCCGGGGCTGACGCTCAACTACCTGGGCCAGGGGGCGCTGCTCTTGAGGGACCCGAGCGCGGCGCGCAATCCCTTCTACCTGCTGGCGCCGGACTGGGCGCTCTACCCGCTGGTGGCGCTGGCCACGGCGGCGGGCATCATCGCCTCGCAGACGCTCATCTCCGGGGCGTTCTCCATTACGCGCCAGGCCATGCAGCTGGGCTACAGCCCGCGCATGGAGGTGGTGCACACGTCGGCGGAGGAGATGGGGCAGATATACCTGCCGGGCATCAACTGGGTGCTGCTGGTGGGCGTGGTGGCGCTGGTGCTGGGCTTCCGCTCGTCCAGCGCGCTGGCGTCGGCGTACGGCATCGCGGCGGTGACGACCATGGCCATCACCACCATCCTGGCCTACGTGGTGGCGCGCGAGCGCTGGGGCGTGAGCCGGGCGGTGGCGCTGCCGGTGGCGGGGCTGTTCCTGGTGGTGGACCTGTCGTTCTTCTCGGCCAACACGGTGAAGATCGTCAACGGCGGGTGGCTGCCGCTGCTGCTGGCGCTCATGATTTTCACCCTGATGACGACGTGGAAGCGCGGGCGCGAAATCCTCGCGGCCAAGCTGCGCGCGGCGAGCATCCCGCTGAAGGAGCTGCTGGGCAGCTTCGGGGACCACCCGCCGGTGCGGGTGCCGGGCACGGCCATCTTCATGACGGGCAACGCGGAGGGCACGCCGCCGGCGCTCTTGCACAACCTGAAGCACAACAAGGTGCTGCACGAGCAGGTGGTGCTGCTGACGATTGTCCCGGAAGAGGTGCCGCACGTGCCGGGCGAGGAGCGGGTGGAGGTGGAGCCGCTGGAGCAGGGCTTCGTGCGCGTGGTGGCCCGCTACGGCTTCATGGAGAACCCGGGCATCCCGGACATCTTGAAGCGCTGCCGTGAGAAGGGGCTCCAGTTCCAGCTGATGGGCACGAGCTTCTTCCTGGGCCGGGAGACGCTGATTCCGACGAAGAAGCCGGGCATGGCGGTGTGGCGCGAGGCGCTCTTCGCCTGGATGAGCCGCAACGCGCGCAGCGCCACGGCCTACTTCCGGATTCCGCCCAACCGCGTGGTGGAGCTGGGCAGCCAGGTCGAGCTGTGA
- a CDS encoding ATP-binding protein — protein sequence MAAVPVRNNEAPDPGALLPGVEERLALLAEASRVLADVSLEPPIVMERLCGLVVPLLGSACALRLLSEDGQWLHTVATAEASPEARLRVESLGTREARTGEAGVPPEVGARAAPALVLPLHVRGGELGTLTVWERVEGRPLDAGERVLLRELADRAALTLDVARAYAAERRARQAAEVAADRLARLQRVTAELSQVLSEEDAAEVVVDRGVGARGGGLWRVEAGDTHARLLRSTGYDVRSMAEACGSMPLDAHTPITEAIREARPVWLETPDALPTRFPVAAVLRGLMPERPAPSSVWLPLRVDGQVLGTLMFAFSEPHAFAADERAFLELLAHHAAQALARARLLEQEQRARLALAEANQRLAAIIQASPAAIMLLDLDGTVRLWNPAAERVFGWTADEVLGRFLPAVPEERRAEFRRNLEVVARGDGLSGVETQRQRRDGSAVPVALWTARVQPPGGPVQCLSVVVDISARVRGERAQRFLAEAGEVLASSLEQDETLERVAHLAVPAYAEACGVFLADDADGPRCVATAFADAGCCRAPGSPPAPGLAVVARVMASGLPELRTGVGPDAPECVRPDARDAVCAWLCVPLQVRGQTLGALTFVSSRRPYDAEDLALELARRAALAIDNARLYREARQAIRLREEFLSIASHELKTPITTLQLQVQSLQAGLERLPGGVPPERLRRGLEVVGRQVKRQAQLIDELLDVSRISAGRLELRHEPLDLSALVREVAERFEPELTRTETPLALVLPPEATGLWDRPRLDQVLTNLLSNAVKYGRGNPVHVELSFTDERVRLDVRDGGIGIAAEHLPRLFHRFERAVSERNYGGFGLGLWIARRIVEAMGGRIVVSSEPGVGSTFTVELPRARG from the coding sequence ATGGCGGCGGTACCCGTCCGGAACAACGAAGCACCAGACCCGGGAGCGCTGCTTCCCGGAGTGGAGGAGCGACTGGCGCTGCTGGCCGAGGCGTCGCGCGTGCTGGCGGACGTCAGCCTGGAGCCTCCCATCGTCATGGAGCGGCTGTGCGGGCTGGTGGTACCCCTGCTGGGCTCGGCCTGTGCGCTGCGGCTGCTGTCCGAGGACGGCCAGTGGCTGCACACCGTGGCCACGGCCGAGGCCTCGCCGGAGGCCCGGCTCCGGGTGGAGTCCCTCGGCACACGGGAGGCGCGCACGGGCGAGGCCGGGGTGCCGCCGGAGGTTGGAGCGCGCGCGGCCCCCGCGCTCGTGCTGCCCCTGCACGTGCGGGGAGGTGAGCTGGGGACGCTCACCGTCTGGGAGCGGGTGGAGGGCCGTCCCCTCGACGCGGGCGAGCGGGTGCTGCTGCGCGAGCTGGCGGACCGCGCCGCGCTGACGCTGGACGTGGCGCGGGCGTACGCGGCGGAGCGGCGGGCCCGGCAGGCGGCGGAGGTGGCCGCAGACCGGCTGGCGCGGCTGCAGCGCGTGACGGCGGAGCTGTCCCAGGTGCTCTCCGAGGAGGACGCGGCGGAAGTCGTTGTCGACCGCGGGGTGGGGGCGCGGGGCGGCGGGCTGTGGCGGGTGGAGGCCGGGGACACGCATGCGCGGCTGCTGCGCAGCACGGGCTACGACGTCCGGAGCATGGCCGAGGCGTGCGGGAGCATGCCCCTGGACGCGCACACGCCCATCACCGAGGCCATCCGCGAGGCGCGGCCCGTGTGGCTGGAGACGCCGGACGCGCTGCCCACCCGCTTCCCGGTGGCCGCCGTGCTGCGCGGCCTCATGCCGGAGCGGCCGGCGCCCTCTTCGGTGTGGCTGCCCCTGCGGGTGGACGGGCAGGTGCTGGGGACGCTGATGTTCGCCTTCTCCGAGCCTCATGCCTTCGCCGCGGACGAGCGCGCCTTCCTCGAGCTGCTCGCCCACCACGCGGCCCAGGCGCTGGCGCGGGCGCGGCTGCTGGAGCAGGAGCAGCGCGCGAGGCTGGCGCTGGCGGAAGCCAACCAGCGGCTGGCGGCCATCATCCAGGCCTCGCCCGCGGCCATCATGCTGCTGGACCTGGATGGCACGGTGCGGCTGTGGAATCCCGCCGCCGAGCGGGTCTTCGGGTGGACGGCGGACGAGGTGCTCGGCCGGTTCCTGCCGGCGGTGCCCGAGGAGCGGCGGGCGGAGTTCCGCCGCAACCTGGAGGTGGTGGCGCGAGGCGACGGGCTGTCGGGCGTGGAGACGCAGCGGCAGCGGCGCGATGGCTCGGCCGTGCCGGTGGCGCTGTGGACGGCGCGGGTGCAGCCCCCGGGCGGTCCGGTGCAGTGCCTGAGCGTCGTCGTGGACATCTCCGCGCGCGTGCGCGGGGAGCGGGCCCAGCGCTTCCTGGCGGAGGCGGGGGAGGTGCTCGCCTCCAGCCTGGAGCAGGACGAGACGCTGGAGCGCGTGGCGCACCTGGCCGTGCCGGCCTACGCCGAGGCGTGTGGCGTGTTCCTGGCGGACGACGCGGACGGGCCGCGGTGCGTGGCCACGGCGTTCGCGGACGCGGGCTGCTGCCGCGCGCCGGGGAGTCCTCCGGCCCCGGGCCTGGCGGTGGTGGCGCGAGTCATGGCCTCCGGCCTGCCGGAGCTGCGCACGGGCGTGGGGCCGGACGCGCCCGAGTGCGTGCGCCCGGACGCGCGGGACGCGGTCTGCGCGTGGCTGTGCGTGCCGCTCCAGGTCCGGGGACAGACGCTGGGGGCGCTCACCTTCGTCTCCTCGCGGCGCCCGTATGACGCGGAGGACCTGGCGCTGGAGCTGGCCCGCCGGGCGGCGCTCGCCATCGACAACGCGCGGCTGTACCGGGAGGCGCGGCAGGCCATCCGCCTGCGCGAGGAGTTCCTCTCCATCGCCAGCCACGAGCTGAAGACGCCCATCACCACGCTGCAGCTCCAGGTGCAGAGCCTGCAGGCGGGGCTGGAGCGGCTGCCCGGGGGCGTGCCTCCGGAGCGGCTGCGCCGGGGCCTGGAGGTGGTGGGGCGCCAGGTGAAGCGGCAGGCGCAGCTCATCGACGAGCTGCTGGACGTGTCACGCATCAGCGCGGGGCGGCTGGAGCTGCGGCACGAGCCGCTGGATTTGAGCGCCCTGGTGCGCGAGGTGGCCGAGCGCTTCGAGCCGGAGCTGACGCGCACGGAGACGCCGCTGGCGCTGGTGCTGCCGCCAGAGGCCACGGGGCTGTGGGACCGGCCGCGGCTGGACCAGGTGCTCACCAACCTCCTGTCCAACGCGGTGAAGTACGGCCGCGGCAACCCCGTGCACGTGGAGCTGTCCTTCACGGACGAGCGCGTGCGGCTGGACGTGCGCGATGGGGGCATCGGCATCGCGGCGGAGCACCTGCCGCGCCTCTTCCACCGCTTCGAGCGCGCCGTGTCCGAGCGCAACTACGGCGGCTTCGGGCTGGGGCTGTGGATTGCCCGGCGGATTGTCGAGGCCATGGGGGGCCGCATCGTCGTGAGCAGCGAGCCCGGCGTGGGCTCCACCTTCACCGTGGAGCTGCCCCGCGCCCGGGGGTGA
- a CDS encoding S9 family peptidase → MNLATLPLIVSLLTAQAPAPARAPPPAATAAPSKVAGIAPLPGQPNLWVSNVPAVPPELRQRLDQYLEARSASLSDVSGDGKQMLISTRFADTNQLHVVEMPMGARTQLTFTDEPINQAKFHPGNPQVVYYLQDKGGGEFFQVFKLDRRTGRSELLTDGKSRHENLRVSQDGRWLTYGGTGRNGKDTDVYVAPTSDPRQARRVTEAEGSWYPVDFSRDGSKLLVRQFRATDDADLHVVDVKTGERRQLTPKEGKGSVDAALFTHDGQGVYLVTDRYSDFAELYRLELAKAPYTAAPPSLTKSVKWNVTDVALSADGRRLAVATNEDGYVRLSLLDTRTQALSPLDIPKGVAFGMEFPHQRSDMLAFAMGDARSPMDVWTVDLKSRKPTRWTRSEVGGIDPSLFTEPELVRYPSTDGVKVPAFLLKPKGRTGKVPVVIVFHGGPEAQSLPTFSNFAQFLVTELGMAVLVPNVRGSDGYGKAYRAMDDGVKREQSLADIGASLDFIASQPDLDASRVGVYGGSYGGYMTLAAAALFPERIKAAVDVVGISSLATFLQNTQAYRRDLRRAEYGDERDAEVRKVQERISPLNSVEKIRAALYVQQGANDPRVPQSEAEQVVQAVRKRAPDVWYMLATDEGHGFQKKDNRDYAQMTALMFFEKHLGTPRPQGGGASGSK, encoded by the coding sequence ATGAACCTCGCAACCCTTCCCCTCATCGTGTCACTGCTCACGGCGCAGGCACCCGCTCCGGCCAGGGCTCCGCCGCCGGCCGCGACGGCCGCGCCCTCGAAGGTGGCTGGCATCGCGCCGCTGCCCGGCCAGCCGAACCTCTGGGTGAGCAACGTGCCGGCGGTGCCGCCGGAGCTGCGCCAGCGGCTGGACCAGTACCTGGAGGCCCGCTCCGCGTCGCTTTCGGACGTGAGTGGCGATGGCAAGCAGATGCTCATCTCCACGCGCTTCGCGGACACCAACCAGCTCCACGTGGTGGAGATGCCCATGGGGGCGCGCACGCAGCTCACCTTCACGGACGAGCCCATCAACCAGGCGAAGTTCCACCCCGGCAACCCGCAGGTCGTCTACTACCTGCAGGACAAGGGCGGCGGTGAGTTCTTCCAGGTGTTCAAGCTGGACCGGCGCACGGGCCGCTCGGAGCTGCTGACGGACGGAAAGAGCCGGCATGAGAATCTGCGCGTGTCCCAGGATGGCCGCTGGCTCACGTACGGCGGCACGGGGCGCAACGGCAAGGACACGGACGTGTACGTGGCGCCCACCAGCGACCCGCGCCAGGCCCGCCGCGTCACCGAGGCGGAGGGCAGCTGGTATCCGGTGGACTTCTCGCGGGATGGCTCGAAGCTGCTGGTGCGCCAGTTCCGCGCGACGGACGACGCGGACCTGCACGTGGTGGACGTGAAGACGGGCGAGCGCCGCCAGCTCACTCCCAAGGAGGGCAAGGGCAGCGTCGACGCCGCCCTCTTCACGCACGACGGGCAGGGCGTATATCTGGTGACGGACCGCTACAGCGACTTCGCCGAGCTGTACCGGCTGGAGCTGGCGAAGGCGCCGTACACCGCGGCGCCGCCGTCGCTGACGAAGTCGGTGAAGTGGAACGTCACGGACGTCGCGCTGTCGGCGGACGGCCGCCGGCTGGCGGTGGCCACCAACGAGGACGGCTATGTGCGGCTGTCGCTGCTGGACACGCGCACGCAGGCGCTGTCGCCGCTGGACATCCCGAAGGGCGTGGCGTTCGGCATGGAGTTCCCGCACCAGCGCTCGGACATGCTGGCCTTCGCGATGGGCGACGCGCGCTCGCCCATGGACGTGTGGACGGTGGACCTCAAGAGCCGCAAGCCCACGCGGTGGACGCGCTCGGAGGTGGGCGGCATCGACCCGAGCCTCTTCACGGAGCCGGAGCTGGTGCGCTACCCGTCCACGGACGGCGTGAAGGTACCGGCCTTCCTGCTCAAGCCGAAGGGGCGCACGGGGAAGGTGCCCGTGGTCATCGTCTTCCACGGCGGGCCCGAGGCGCAGAGCCTGCCCACCTTCAGCAACTTCGCGCAGTTCCTCGTCACGGAGCTGGGCATGGCGGTGCTGGTGCCCAACGTGCGGGGCTCGGATGGGTACGGCAAGGCGTACCGGGCAATGGATGACGGAGTGAAGCGCGAGCAGAGCCTGGCGGACATCGGCGCGTCGCTGGACTTCATCGCCTCGCAGCCGGACCTGGATGCGTCGCGGGTGGGCGTCTATGGCGGCTCGTACGGCGGCTACATGACGCTGGCGGCGGCGGCCTTGTTCCCGGAGCGCATCAAGGCGGCGGTGGACGTGGTGGGCATCTCCTCGCTGGCCACGTTCCTCCAGAATACGCAGGCGTACCGGCGGGACCTGCGCCGCGCGGAGTACGGTGACGAGCGCGACGCGGAGGTGCGCAAGGTGCAGGAGCGCATCTCTCCGCTCAACTCGGTGGAGAAGATTCGCGCGGCGCTCTACGTGCAGCAGGGGGCCAATGACCCGCGCGTGCCGCAGTCGGAGGCGGAGCAGGTGGTCCAGGCGGTGCGCAAGCGGGCCCCGGACGTCTGGTACATGCTGGCCACGGACGAGGGCCACGGCTTCCAGAAGAAGGACAACCGCGACTACGCGCAGATGACGGCGCTGATGTTCTTCGAGAAGCACCTGGGCACGCCGCGCCCGCAGGGCGGTGGGGCGTCGGGCTCGAAGTAA
- a CDS encoding DUF4397 domain-containing protein, which produces MPRSFWRNRVLVAALAASMSTLSAGCGDDDDETPIDPPATDTARLRVIHASPGAPAVDIYAEGQATPLFTNVKYGDTTSYASVPAGTYNVQVRAAGAAASSAPVYSTGPLTLGANASVSALAAGLLGATDNAQSFRVLPLAEGFGAPADGRARVRIVHAGADAPTVALDVGDDGSSEVPGLQRFQDTGAAGVDLPAGQSFQVGVLAGGNKVTAFTIPALPSRGEVFVIATGQLSAKPSAANGFGLLAAGVGLIRQNPVVYALHGSPDAPPVDIFVGTSQLVDDLSFGELSKPIQVPPGTYTLDVFAHASGATRPAGSPAGTDGTPALAAGERYLVVAAGFLSPAAGDPATSTFELLAFADGFAQDNDSLRLRVVHASPDAPEVDVAPLDNGLVPANAAFNDVPYRQASAAEGLELPAVQAQVGVAAAAASNRAPVARFDLDTTPFIGKGLFAVAAGALSPTTGENEASFRLVAVDTSVSPWAAITLQPVAP; this is translated from the coding sequence ATGCCGAGGAGCTTCTGGAGGAATCGGGTCCTGGTGGCGGCGCTGGCCGCCTCGATGTCCACGCTGTCCGCGGGCTGCGGTGACGACGACGACGAGACGCCCATCGACCCGCCGGCCACCGACACCGCGAGGCTGCGCGTCATCCACGCATCGCCCGGTGCACCCGCGGTGGACATCTACGCCGAGGGCCAGGCGACGCCACTGTTCACCAACGTGAAGTACGGCGACACGACGAGCTACGCCTCCGTGCCCGCGGGCACCTACAACGTGCAGGTGCGCGCGGCCGGCGCGGCGGCGAGCTCGGCGCCCGTGTACTCCACCGGCCCGCTGACGCTGGGCGCCAATGCCAGCGTGAGCGCGCTGGCGGCGGGCCTGCTGGGCGCCACCGACAACGCGCAGTCCTTCCGCGTGCTGCCGCTGGCCGAGGGCTTCGGCGCTCCGGCGGACGGCCGGGCGCGCGTGCGCATCGTCCACGCGGGCGCGGATGCTCCCACCGTGGCGCTGGACGTGGGCGATGACGGCTCCTCCGAGGTGCCGGGCCTGCAGCGCTTCCAGGACACCGGCGCCGCCGGCGTGGACCTGCCCGCGGGCCAGTCCTTCCAGGTGGGCGTGCTCGCGGGCGGCAACAAGGTGACGGCCTTCACCATCCCCGCGCTGCCCTCGCGCGGCGAGGTGTTCGTCATCGCCACCGGCCAGCTCTCCGCGAAGCCCAGCGCGGCCAACGGCTTCGGCCTGCTCGCGGCCGGCGTGGGCCTCATCCGCCAGAACCCCGTCGTCTACGCGCTGCACGGCTCGCCGGACGCGCCCCCCGTGGACATCTTCGTGGGCACCTCCCAGCTGGTGGACGACCTGAGCTTCGGTGAGCTGTCCAAGCCCATCCAGGTGCCGCCGGGCACGTACACGCTCGACGTCTTCGCGCATGCGTCCGGCGCCACGCGTCCGGCCGGCAGCCCCGCCGGTACCGACGGGACGCCCGCGCTCGCGGCCGGAGAGCGCTACCTCGTCGTGGCCGCGGGCTTCCTGTCCCCCGCCGCGGGCGACCCGGCGACGTCCACCTTCGAGCTGCTGGCCTTCGCCGACGGCTTCGCGCAGGACAATGACAGCCTGAGGCTGCGCGTGGTGCACGCCTCGCCGGACGCACCCGAGGTGGACGTGGCGCCGCTGGACAACGGGCTGGTGCCGGCCAACGCGGCCTTCAACGACGTGCCCTACCGGCAGGCCTCCGCGGCCGAGGGGCTGGAGCTGCCGGCCGTGCAGGCCCAGGTGGGCGTGGCCGCGGCCGCCGCGAGCAACCGCGCGCCGGTGGCCCGCTTCGACCTCGACACCACGCCCTTCATCGGCAAGGGCCTCTTCGCGGTGGCCGCGGGCGCGCTGTCGCCCACGACGGGAGAGAACGAGGCGTCCTTCCGGCTGGTGGCGGTGGACACCAGCGTCTCGCCGTGGGCGGCCATCACCCTGCAGCCGGTGGCTCCGTAG
- a CDS encoding RCC1 domain-containing protein codes for MKRLPWHLLVPLLCCACLEPIRGATDLECSPGVAASACAPSEQRGLARKVTVGSQHACALLETGGVRCWGGTGLVGDGTRALRPTAVDARGLGSGVLAVSAGDQHTCAVLEGGTVRCWGDNSRGQLGTGDTLPALEPVEVPGLGANVVAVATGQAHACALHAGGQVTCWGANDRLQLGGGTETHSTRAVLVQGLPANLTALTAGATHTCASTAAGEAWCWGSNTSGELGDGQRGVGLSSGPVRVDGLTGPARALASGGGHTCARVGDGDVACWGSNVTGALGDDTALDSVTPVRPVGLPPGVRQVRAGWAFTCAVGPDGGVRCWGQNQAGQLGDGTRLHRAAPVRVAGLADEAVDVAAGMTSTCAVLRDGRVACWGGNASGQLGDGSQTDRASPVTVEGLEAP; via the coding sequence ATGAAGCGCCTTCCCTGGCACCTGCTCGTCCCGCTGCTGTGCTGTGCCTGTCTCGAGCCCATCCGCGGTGCCACGGACCTGGAGTGCTCACCCGGCGTGGCGGCCTCCGCGTGCGCCCCCTCCGAGCAGCGCGGGCTGGCGCGGAAGGTGACGGTGGGCAGCCAGCATGCATGTGCCCTGCTGGAGACGGGCGGCGTGCGCTGCTGGGGCGGCACCGGCCTGGTGGGCGATGGCACCCGCGCGCTGCGCCCCACCGCCGTCGACGCGCGCGGGCTGGGCTCGGGCGTGCTCGCGGTGAGCGCCGGAGACCAGCACACCTGCGCGGTGCTGGAGGGCGGCACGGTGCGCTGCTGGGGTGACAACTCGCGCGGCCAGCTCGGCACCGGGGACACGCTGCCCGCGCTGGAGCCGGTGGAGGTGCCCGGCCTCGGCGCCAACGTGGTGGCGGTGGCCACGGGGCAGGCCCACGCGTGCGCGCTGCACGCGGGAGGACAGGTGACGTGCTGGGGCGCGAACGACCGGCTGCAGCTCGGAGGCGGCACCGAGACACACAGCACGCGCGCCGTCCTCGTGCAGGGCCTGCCCGCCAACCTCACCGCCCTCACCGCCGGCGCCACCCATACCTGCGCGTCCACCGCCGCCGGCGAGGCCTGGTGCTGGGGCAGCAACACCTCCGGCGAGCTGGGGGACGGACAGCGCGGCGTGGGACTCTCCTCCGGCCCGGTGCGCGTGGACGGACTGACGGGGCCCGCACGGGCGCTCGCCTCGGGCGGCGGCCATACGTGCGCGCGCGTGGGCGACGGGGACGTGGCGTGCTGGGGCTCCAACGTGACGGGGGCGCTGGGCGACGACACCGCGCTGGACAGCGTCACGCCGGTGCGGCCCGTGGGCCTGCCCCCGGGCGTGCGGCAGGTGCGCGCGGGCTGGGCCTTCACCTGCGCGGTGGGGCCGGACGGCGGCGTGCGCTGCTGGGGGCAGAACCAGGCCGGGCAGCTCGGCGACGGGACGCGCCTGCACCGGGCCGCGCCCGTGCGCGTGGCGGGACTCGCGGACGAGGCCGTGGACGTGGCCGCCGGAATGACGAGCACCTGCGCCGTGCTGCGGGACGGCCGCGTGGCGTGCTGGGGCGGCAATGCCTCGGGACAGCTGGGGGACGGCTCGCAGACGGACCGCGCGTCGCCGGTGACGGTGGAGGGGCTCGAAGCACCCTAG
- a CDS encoding RNA polymerase sigma factor has translation MSLLPDDTVLLDAFRRGEPAALARVYQGYSAHVARFLSRTHVARGPAGFARVGPLDLEAAHQETFVRAFREQARRDYDGVRPYEAWLNAMARQAAVDVLRAAGRIAREAVPLDDAPLVERLATDGPSPEDRALESETRALVRRFLDGLDDAGRRFADLRFVQGLSQERSGAALGLSRQEARTREAKLRRALLDFLSAEGWLTSDEPGALPSEAVIASALALLFPHFVP, from the coding sequence ATGTCGCTGCTGCCGGATGACACGGTGCTGCTGGACGCGTTCCGCCGGGGAGAGCCCGCGGCACTGGCGCGCGTGTACCAGGGCTACTCCGCCCATGTGGCCCGCTTCCTGTCGCGCACCCATGTGGCGCGAGGGCCGGCGGGCTTCGCGCGCGTCGGGCCGCTCGACCTGGAGGCCGCGCACCAGGAGACCTTCGTGCGCGCGTTCCGCGAGCAGGCGCGCCGGGACTACGACGGCGTGCGACCGTATGAAGCCTGGCTCAACGCCATGGCCCGGCAGGCCGCCGTGGATGTGCTGCGCGCGGCGGGCCGCATCGCGCGTGAGGCCGTTCCGCTGGACGACGCGCCCCTGGTGGAGCGGCTGGCCACCGACGGCCCCAGCCCCGAGGACCGCGCCCTGGAGTCCGAGACGCGCGCGCTGGTGCGGCGGTTCCTCGACGGCCTCGACGACGCGGGCCGCCGCTTCGCGGACCTGAGATTCGTACAAGGGCTGTCCCAGGAGCGCTCGGGCGCGGCGCTGGGCCTGTCGCGGCAGGAGGCCCGGACGCGCGAGGCGAAGCTGCGGCGCGCGCTGCTCGACTTCCTGTCCGCCGAGGGCTGGCTGACCTCCGATGAGCCCGGCGCCCTTCCCTCCGAGGCCGTCATCGCGTCGGCGCTCGCCCTCCTCTTTCCCCACTTCGTGCCTTGA